GCAAGGCCGGGACGCCGGCTCCGCCCACGACCCCGGGCAGGTAGTGGCCGGTGCCCGTGGAGATGTCGAAGGCCCGGTTCGAGGAACTGGTGGCCGACGCGCTGGACGAGGTGCCGGAGGAACTGGCCGGCGCGATGGACAACGTGGTCGTGCTGGTGGAGGACCACAACGACGAGGCGCCGGACATCCTCGGCCTCTACCACGGCGTCGCGCTGACCGAACGAACGAGCGACTACGGCGGCGTGCTGCCCGACCGGATCTCGATCTACCGCACCCCGATCCTGGCCATGTGCGATTCGGAGGAGCAGGTGGTGGAGGAGGTGCTGATCACGGTGGTGCACGAAATCGCACACCACTTCGGCATCGACGACAGCCGCCTGCACGAACTCGGCTGGGGCTGACCCTTCTTTAGAGGTGACCCACCAGGGTGGGCCTCGCTCGCGTCCTCCCCGTCGCCTGGCTGCCAACGAGCTTCCCTGCTGCCTGGCCACGGGGCGGACGCGAGCCCAGGCCCACCCGCACCCAACGCAACGGCACTACAAACGCAACCACCCCCACGACCCGGCCCCCTCCTCCCCAGAGCTTGCCCGCCGGCGAGGCACTTCTTTTTCTTTGAACCCAAACCCAAAACCAACCCCCATTTCGGGTTCATCAACTCGCTTCCCGAACCCCTCACATGGCAGCATTCAAAGCACTGGGGAACCAGCACGCTACCGAGGGTGATCATGAAGGACGCATGCCGGACCGGCGGCTGAGCTGGCTGCTGGCGGCCAACGGGGTGGGCAACCTCGCCGACGGGATCGGCAAGGTCGCCTTTCCGCTGCTGGCCACGACCCTCACCCGGGACCCGGTGCAGATCGGCGCCCTGTCCGCGACCCAGTTCCTGCCGTGGCTGCTGCTCGGCGTGTTCGCGGGGACGCTGGCGGACCGGGTGGACCGCAAGCGCGCCGTGCTGCTGGCCAACGCGATGCGGGCAGTGGTCGTCGGCCTGACCGCCCTGCTCGTGTACACCGGCACGTTGTCGATCTGGCTCGTCTACGTCGCCGCGCTGCTGCTGGGCGCGGCCGAGACGGTGGCGGAGAGCGCGGGCAACGCGATGATCCCCGCGCTGGCCAGGCCGGATCAGCTGGAGAGCGCGAACAGCAAGTTCCAGGCCGCCGAGATCCTCGGCCAGACCTTCCTGGGCGGGCCGGTCGGCAGCCTCACGTTCGCGTTGTTCGCCGCGTTCCCGTTCCTGCTGAACTCGGCCGGGTTCGCCGTCGCCGCCGCGTTGCTCCTCGGGCTGACGGGCAGTTTCCGGCCGAAAACCCGAGCCGGGCCGACCCGGTTGCGCACCGATCTGGTCGACGGGCTGAAGTGGCTGGTCCACCACCCGCTGCTGTGCCGCCTGGTGGTGATCGCCGGGCTGATCAGCTTCGCCAGCGAGATGGCCCAGGCCCAGCTGGTGCTGTACGCGCTGGAGGACCTCGGGCTGAGCGAGGCCGCGTTCGGGCTGTTCACGTTCGTCGGCGGCATCGGCGGGCTGGCCGGCGCCGCGGTCGCGCCGCGGCTGGTGCGGCTCGCCGGGCGGCGGCCGGTGCTGGTGGCCGGGATCTTCGCCGGTGGCGTCGGGTTCGGCGCGATGGGCTTCGTCCACCAGCCGGTCGCCTCCGCCGCCCTGTTCGGCCTGTTCGCGGCGGCCGTCGTCGCGGTGAACGTGGTGCTGGCGACCGCCCGCCACGCCCTGGTGCCGAGCGAGCTGCTCGGCCGCGTGCTCGGGGTGTGGCGGACGGTCGTGTGGGGCGCGATCCCGCTCGGCGCGCTGGTCGGCGGCGCGCTGACGGAGGTGCTCGGCAGCGCGAGCGCCACCTTCGCGGTGTCCGGCGGCGCCCAGATCGCGCTGGCCGCGCTCGCCGCGCTGCTGCTGTGGCGGTTCTCGATGGACCGCGAGCCGGTCAGCTCTTCCTGAGCAGGAACCGCTGCAACTTGCCGCTCGGGGTCTTTGGCAGCTCGGACACGAAGTGCACCTGGCGCGGGTAGGCGTGCGCCGCGAACTTCGTCTTCACCAGCTGCTGCAGCTCCGCCACCAGCTCCTCGCCCGGCTCGGCGCCCTGGCGGAGCACGACGAACGCGGCCAGCACCTCGCCACGCAGCTCGTCCGGCAGGCCGACCACGGCCGCCTCCGCGACGGCGTCGTGCTGCAGCAGCACGCTTTCCACCTCGAACGGGCCGATCCGGTACCCGGCCATCAGGATGACGTCGTCGTCGCGCGAGGCGAACGTGAAGTAGCCGTCCGCGGACTTCGTGGCCACGTCACCGGTCAGGTACCAGCGGCCGTCGGCGGAGAACCGCTCCGCCGTGCGATCCGGCGCGTCGCGGTAGCCGGTGAACCACATCAGCGGACTGTGCTCCAGGTC
The window above is part of the Amycolatopsis thermoflava N1165 genome. Proteins encoded here:
- a CDS encoding MFS transporter, translated to MPDRRLSWLLAANGVGNLADGIGKVAFPLLATTLTRDPVQIGALSATQFLPWLLLGVFAGTLADRVDRKRAVLLANAMRAVVVGLTALLVYTGTLSIWLVYVAALLLGAAETVAESAGNAMIPALARPDQLESANSKFQAAEILGQTFLGGPVGSLTFALFAAFPFLLNSAGFAVAAALLLGLTGSFRPKTRAGPTRLRTDLVDGLKWLVHHPLLCRLVVIAGLISFASEMAQAQLVLYALEDLGLSEAAFGLFTFVGGIGGLAGAAVAPRLVRLAGRRPVLVAGIFAGGVGFGAMGFVHQPVASAALFGLFAAAVVAVNVVLATARHALVPSELLGRVLGVWRTVVWGAIPLGALVGGALTEVLGSASATFAVSGGAQIALAALAALLLWRFSMDREPVSSS
- a CDS encoding metallopeptidase family protein; amino-acid sequence: MPVEMSKARFEELVADALDEVPEELAGAMDNVVVLVEDHNDEAPDILGLYHGVALTERTSDYGGVLPDRISIYRTPILAMCDSEEQVVEEVLITVVHEIAHHFGIDDSRLHELGWG